The following DNA comes from Rhinolophus ferrumequinum isolate MPI-CBG mRhiFer1 chromosome 15 unlocalized genomic scaffold, mRhiFer1_v1.p scaffold_54_arrow_ctg1_1, whole genome shotgun sequence.
GTTGTGATGAAGGCCGGTCCTTTCTGATTGACGCGCCAGACTCGCCAGCCACATTAGCCTACAGAAGTATAATTCAAAGTAAGTGTTTATGTGAGTCTTGTGAATTCAGATGGCTGTGGAGCCAGGAAGTAACATAAATGAGCTAAGCAGGCAGGGTGTGGGAAGATTTGATTCAAGATCATAAACGGTCACTGGCACGCAGCGTCGGCCGGGGACGGCAGAGGTCGTGGGGTCTGGATGACCTGGACTGTCGCCCTCAGCCCAGGAAGGCAGGCGTCTGGGAGAAATCTTCCAGTACGTCAGGGTTGTGAATTAAGTCATCGTGTAAAAGACACAGcgaaggtgaattttatggcatagGAAATACAGCTCAATTAAACTGTAAATAGAAAATTGATTAAGGGGGACAAAAAAGGCCAGTGAACCAAACAAAACCCATGTGCAGGCCTGATTCTGCCAGCGGGCAGCCATCGGAGCCCTTGAATTTGCTGCAGAGGTGTCAGTAGTTTAAAAAGCGCTTGAGTCTTGCTTTGTGCCGGGCTCCTTTTGCCAGAGAAAACGGCATCAGCGTTAAGTGACACTGTTCCCAGGCTTCCTGATCTGCGACTGGACGAGTGAAAGGCCTCCAGCTGGTAGTTATGACCACGATGGGCAGTGGGCAATACTCCAGTCACTTCAAAGATGCGGGGCATCAACAGAAAGGGGTTTTTGGTGGCGAGTTAAGCCCCCTGGGGATTCCACCTCAGTCTAGAAGCGCCCCGGCCGGCATATGGCAGGGCTGTCTGAGGTACTGAGGAGCCGTCAGAGCTCCTATGCCTGCCATCTTGTTTTCCAGGAATCCAAGAGTTTTGTCGTCTCCATCAGCCAAAAGAAGAGAACCTCATTAGTCCCTGAAACATGGGGGAACATTATGGACGCAAGCAGCATGTCCAGTCAACCTGATCAGCTCGGGGACAGAGTGGGGGTCACAGGCAGAGAGGGACCAGACTGGTGTGGTGTGAACTCACTTTTTCAGAGACACTTTACTTTAATCGTCTTAATATTTGTACACTTTTCTTTAGAACATATGTAAAGGGCATTCTTTACAAATGTgctgttctaaaaataaaaacatctccTCAAACCTCTCCCTGAAGCCTGCTTCACTGAAAAACCAATGGCTTGTGGGTCATGGAATTCTTCTCTCCTGGAAGCTCATTTGAATAGAGAACCTctggctgcagcccctgctgccTCTGAAGATAAGcctaaaaaggaaacaaagggacGGTGTGTGGCTTCACTGCAAAACACACACTCACAGTCTTAACAGCATGGtccacagactgagaaaaattaaaatagtgataTTGCCTCCTGCTGGGGCTGTTCTGAGAGCAAGCATATGATGCAGCTGAGGGGAGTCAGAACACCCTTGAAAAGCCCTTAAATCACTCACGTAGACAGAATCGAGGGTCTGTGTCTATACCCTGTACAATCATACACACTATGTCCAGTAACTTACAGTGTCACACAAGACATTGTaccgtttttgttttgtttttaattacataaaaaggaaagacagcTGTGAACTCTACAATTGTCCACATTGCTGTGAGATTTTCCCTGTGTGTGAGATGCACAGGAACTGAGACGGCTGAGGGAAGAGTAAATTCCTGTTTCCCATCTTACTCCAGACACATGAGTAGAATGATGGGCAAATCTCCTTGTTCTTTCCCTCCCATTCTCATTTCCCTTCCACCCCCTTCATACCTGCACATATGGTCGAATCTGCATATGTCCAGTGTGGGAAGGTGGGACCCCTCTAAAGGGCAATGAGGTCGCAAAGCCCCGGGGACGCCCAGTGCTCAGCCTGGTTCCTGCGTGGCTATGTGCCCGGCCACTCGGGGAAGCCCGCCCAGACCACAGGCACAGCTGAGCCCAGGGGGGCTGCCCTTCTCACAAGCCCCCGGCCCCGCACCGTCCAGAACCCTGCCGTGATCCCGACTCTCACCTAACACTTGTGGATCTCCAGCCCCTCGAGGCCAGGCTTCTGAAAGTCGCTTGGGCAGGCCTGCAAGGGGAAAGTCAGCCATGCCTTTTGGTTCCCACATGTGTGTGGTTTGATTCTGCTGATGCAAGGCCAGAGCAAACCCACAATGTTCCAAGAGCCTGGAGAGCTCGTTGCTCAATGTCTTGGTGTAAAGTAGCACTGTGCAAATTTAAGGTGGTTCAAACCATTTCAGGATGAGCCTGGTCAAATCTAAAAGATCTATTCTAGAAATATATGCGAGGTTAAAAAAGTTTTTATGGTTCTTAATTCTGTAGtcttaaaaaaatcacttaaaaccAACAATGGTAGgcacaaaagaataaatactgtatgattccacttatgtgaggtccCTAGAATTGtcaaattcatagggacagaaagtaggcaggtggctgccaggggctggggggacgGGGAACAGGAGTTACTGTTTGATGggtgtagagtttcagtttgggaagatgggtggtggtaatggttgcacaacacgactgtaaaaatgggtaaaatggcAAATTctgtgttgtgtatattttaccacaattaaagaAATTAACAGCGGCAGCCTGGCTGATACAGAAAACATCAAAGATTACAGATGACAACAGGTCTCCTTACTTGAATGTCTGGAAAGCAGGGGTCCAGGAGTTAGACTTCAGTAACTCACCGTCTGGAACACTGTCTGGGACAGGAAACTGGCTGTGACTTTGCTGATGTCACTCTCGCCTCCCATCTTACAAAGGATGTAGCCATACAGGTTAGCAGCTTGGAGAGAAATCCCGGCTATCACGAGAGCCTGCACTCAAAGCAAAGGGAGTTTTCTGAGAGCATATATTGAAATGTTCCTCCCAAACCACGTAGCAGTGGCTCTGGCCTCCACCTAGTAGTAACAGCGAACCTTTACTGAGCATTTACAAGTACTCACGGACACCTTTCAGTCATCAGCAACCCGAGAAGTCGGTGCCATCAgcaccccattttacagggagGGAACTGAAGCCCCCCCAGAGAAACTAAAGTAGCCCAAAGTCCCAGAGCTGATGCGGGGGTCAGAATGCAGACTTCGGAGCCCAGCTTTTACTTACACTGTCGCTGATACTGGCTGtggatattttgttttctcattgagTGAACCACCTAATGGCAACAAAATATGGTACCTCTGAAATGAAACTTCTGAACTCTTAAGGCTAGCTTATTCCTACTTAGGAAGGGTTCCCTGTCCAAGGTAGGATGTCATATGCCTTTTCTAAAACCTCCTctcagcagcattattcatatgtgccaaaaggtggaaacaaccaaatgtccatcagtggatagatggggataaataaaatgtggtatatccatacagtggaatattactcagccttaaaaaggaaagaagtactgatacatgctacaacacagatgaacctcgAAAATAATTTCAgctaattgaaagaagccagacacaaaataacaCACTGCAGGATCCCATTTTAATAGGAAATAGCCAGAAGAGGCAAACATATCGAAACAGAAAGATgagtgggtgccaggggctggggtaaCGGGCAGGGAGGGACGTGGTGCTGGCTGAAGGGTACAGGGTGtcattttggggtgatggaactATCCTAAAATTGATTGTGGGGATGGTTGCATAACTGCGTATACTAGaagccattgaattgtatgcATTAAATGGGCGAATTGCATGGTGTGCGAATTaattcaataaagctgtttgCAGTCCATCTTTCAATCATTAATGAATAACGAAAACCTACTCCTGCAACCCCTGGATCTGTACGGATGTCAAAGCAACGTCAGACTCAAGGAGTTGCCTTACCAGCCACTTTAGCTTCAAGGAGAACAAGGTGCTGAAGAAGAACACGGTCCAAATCATGGGGCAGATAATGAGGCCAAGCCAGAATATTCgggcctcagcctc
Coding sequences within:
- the TVP23A gene encoding Golgi apparatus membrane protein TVP23 homolog A isoform X2, whose product is MDDTEDVSLDFGNEEELAFRKAKVRHPLATFFHLFFRVSAIVTYVCCDWFSRSFVGCFVTVLLLLSFDFWSVKNVTGRLMVGLRWWNQIDEDGKSHWIFEARKVSPSGTAATEAEARIFWLGLIICPMIWTVFFFSTLFSLKLKWLALVIAGISLQAANLYGYILCKMGGESDISKVTASFLSQTVFQTAYLQRQQGLQPEVLYSNELPGEKNSMTHKPLVFQ